The Streptomyces laurentii region CCGGACCATCCGGGGCCTGCGCACCTGGGTCACCGACGAGTTCGAGCACGACGGCGTACGGGCCGGCGGCCCCCGGGTCCTCGACCGGCTGCTCGCGCTCGCCCGCGGGGAGATCTGACCCGACCGGCCCGGACAAGCCCGACGATAGGATTCGCCGAGCAATCCATCAGCAATCGGTGGACCGCCGCGCTGTGCGTACGTAGGTGCCGGTCCACCGCACGGCCCGGCGACGGCGGGCCGACCAGGGGGGATCACCCATGACGCACGAGGGGATCCCGGCGCCCGCGCGGGAGCTGAAGTTCCGGTCCCTGGTGGCCCGGCTGCGCCGGGGCATGCTCGACGGCACCTGGCCGCCGGGCAGCAAACTCCCCACCGAGCGGGCCCTCGCCGCCGACACCGGCGTCTCGGTGACCACCGTCCGGCGGGCGTACGAGGACCTCGTCGCCCTCGGCCTGGTCGAACGCCGCCAGGGCGCCGGCACCTTCGCCGCGCCGCGCACCGGGGACGACCGCGCCGACCACAAGGTCATCGGCGTCCTCGTCCCCGACACCGCCTTCTACTACCCGCGCGTGCTGCACGGCATCGAACAGGAACTCACGGCGGCGGGCGCCCGCCTGCTCCTCGCCTGCTCCCACTACGACCTCGGCGAGGAGGACGCCGCCCTCGAACGGATGCTCGCCGCCGGCGTCCACGGTCTGCTGCTCGTCCCCAGCCTGCACACCGCCACCGACCCCGGACGGCGCGCCGCGGACCTGCTCGCCCTGCCCGTTCCCGCCGTCCTCGTCGAACGCCGCCTCACCGCCCACGGACCCGGCGACGCCACCGAGCACGTGTGCACCGATCACGAGGGCGGCGCCTACGACGCCGTACGCCATCTGCGCGACCTCGGGCACCGCCGGCTCGGCCTGCTGGTCCGCGTCGACGCCCCGCCCACCGTGTCCATCGAGTCCGGCTTCGCCCGCGCCATCGGCGACCTCGGCCTGCCCGCGCACCACCACGAGCGCGACGTGATGGCGGACTGGAACCCCGCCCGCGCCGACGCCGCCGTGGCCGCGCTGCTCGCCGCCGGGGTCACCGCCGCGCTGTGCTTCGGCGACCGCGAGGCCGCGCTGGTCCTGGCCGCGGCCCGCCGGGCCGGGCTGCGGGTCCCCGAGGACCTGGCCCTGATCAGCTACGACAACGAGTTCGCGGACGTCGCCGAGATCCCGCTCACCGCCGTGTCGCCGCCCAAGTTCCAGCTGGGCCGGCTCGCCGCGCAGATCCTGCTGCGCCGGCTCACCGAGGGCGACGCCTCCCCGCTCCACCAGGTCCAGCTCCGCCCCCGGCTGGTCGTCCGCGCCTCCTGCGGCGCGGCCTGAGAAGGCCCTGGCGTCCTGTCTCACCGAACCTTGACCGATCTCGCTGAAGTCTGATCGGCTCGGTGACGGATCACCCTCCCGCTGGCGTCACGCGGTGATCTCTCTGGGGGAACCCGCGTTCTTCACCCGCCTGCGCGACGCGCGGCGGGTACGCATCGCCGGTGCGGGCGGCGGTTTCGACGTGTACGCCGGGCTGCCGCTCGCACTCGCGCTGCGGTCGGCAGGCAAGGAGGTGTACCTCACCAACCTGTCCTTCGCCGACCTCCACGGCTTGGACCGCGATGTGTGGGTGGACGAGGACGTCGCGGCCATCGGCCCCGACACCACCCCGCGCGGCAACTACTTTCCCGAACGGACGCTCGCCCAGTGGCTCGTGACCCAGGGCCTGCCGTCGACCGTGTACGCGTATCACGGCGTGAGCCACTCGCTCGTGCTGGAAAACCTGGCCGCCCTGGACCGGGACGGCTCCTGTCTCGGCGCGTTCTCGCTGCTCGGGGCAGGGCGGGAGGGTGCGCTGTGTCTTGACGCGGTGGCGCACGCCCAGCGCCACACCGCGAGCCACCCGAGCATCGTGAACGGATCGGTCGCCGCCGCCGTACGCGGTGACTTCGGCGATGTCCGGTTCACGGAAAGGACCAAGGGCAGCGAGTTGTTGGGCGCCGGGGCCGAGAGCGACCGCCGGGGCTCAGGCTTCGGCGGCCGAGGGGCGCGGCGCGGAGGCCGCCGTCAGCAGCGCGGCGAACACCAGCGGGGCCACGGTCTGGTACCCGATCCACAGTTCGCCGCCGGCCGTCCCGCCCCGCCAGGCCACCAGACCTCCGGCGAGTGCCGCCAGCGCCCAGCCGCTGTCGTACGCGATCATCAGCCGCAGGTACACGGCCGCCGGCCGCCGGCGCCGCCAGGCGAGTTCGCTCGCGCCCCCGGCCAGCAGGGCCACCGCGCATACCGCCATCAGCCACGTCTCCACACCGAGCAGGTCGCCGAGTGGGGCCGCGCCGATGCCGGACACCGCCGCCAGCAGCACTTTGAAGACGCCGTCCGCGACGATCCCCGCCGGCGCGACGGACACGCGGGGCGACGACAGGGTCTGGTTCCGGGACATGCGAGCTCCTTCCGAGGGGATGCTTCCATAATCACGTTACTGTAATAATGAGATTATGAGAATGACGAGAGCCGAGGCCAAGGAACGCAACCGCCGCGCCCTGCTGGCCGCCGCGTCCGAGGTCGTCACCCGGGACGGCTACCGCGCCCGGCTCGACGAGATCGCCGAACGGGCCGGTCTGACCACCGGCGCCGTCTACTCGCTGTTCGGCAGCAAGGCCGGCCTGGTGGTCGCCCTCGTCACCGAGTACCTGCGGCCGCACTACGAGGAGATCGCGCGGGCGGTGCCCGCCGACCTCGGCCTCCTCGACGCCGTCGACGCCTTCGCGCGCCACTCCCGGCGCGAGAGCGACGCTCCCGGCGCGCATGCCGCCTTGTCGCTCCAGATCACCCTTCTGGACATGGCCGTCCACGACGCCGCTCTGGCCACCCGGCTCGCCGAGTCCATCGAGGCGCAGGAGGACCGGCTGGCCGAACTGTTCACCGGCCGCGCGCACGAGGGCGGGGTCGTGACGCCACACCAGGCGCACCGTCTGGTCACCGCGCTCAGGGCCCTGTTCGTCGGTCTCACCCAGGGCGTGGTCCTCGGCCTCGCCCGCGACGCCGACGAGCAGTTCTTCGCCGACGCCGCCCGAGCCCTGGCGGCCGGCGTGACCCGCTCCGGCGAGGGGCCCGTCCCGGGGGCGAGCGACGCTCACTGATTGCTCGTGGAATGCTCTAGTCAGTCTCACCTTCGGAGGAGGACGTGTACGCCAGGCCGCCGAAGCCGTGGTGGCGGACGCCGTGGTCCTCGATCCACGCACACAGTTTTCCGCATGATGATCACCACGATCACCTGTTCCACTGACGAAGACGAGTGGATACATCACAAGCCGAGCTTCGGCTCATGAATCGGGTCACCATCGTGCGCGCAGCACACCGTCGCTGTCGGGTAGAACGGCTTGGAGCAGTGGACTGCGTTCGTCGGTGTAGAGGGACAGCGCGCGGGCCGCTCGCGCGTCGGCTACCAGGGCAGCGAGCTCCTGGTGCTGGGTCTCATCGATGATCACGTCTCTGATCGTTCCGTCCTTCGTCTCCCAGACGAATTCGATATGCCATTCGGACGGCAGCGCGGTCAGGACCGCGCCGACGTCAGGTTGCAGGTCGGGCCAGACGGTCAGCAAGGCGCGCGGGCCGAGACGGGCGCGCACCGCGTTGAGGTTTTCCGTGGTGAGACGGTGCCAGCGTGTGGCGTTGACGATGTGGGTTTCCTCCAGGAGCAGGCCTTGTCGCGCCACCAGCTCGGTGCACACCGATGCCCAGAACCCTTCGTCGGCGGCTTCTGTCACCTCTGGTTCCGCGGCGAAGGGCGAGCCCGGCAGCCGTTCCGCGAAGAGGCCGAGTTCCCGCGTACGGGCCACGGCGTCTGCGCAGGGCTGGTCGCTGCCCACATACACGTACTGGTCCCCTCCGACGTGCACGGCGAAAACGTCTTCCGCTTCCAGCCGGCACCAGGCGCCCTGCTCACGGAGCATGACGCGGATCAGCTCCAGGGCCATCGCCAGGGAGACCTCGGCCCCGTCGTGGTAACCGGCGAGGTCAGCCGGGAAGAGCCCGCTGAGACCGTGCCCCTCGACCGCCGGTTGGGCACCGAAGTGGACGTGCCCGGTGACAGAGGGCTCACGAATCTCCAGCCGGTCAATGCCCGCAGCTTCCGCGAACGCGGAGATCGCCTCCAGGTATGCGGCCTCGACCGGTCCGTGGTCGCTGACCGCCTCCTCCACGCCCTGGTAGGTGCCGTGTTCGTCACGGTCGGCGGGGTCGTACCTCGTGATCCGGTGAACGAAGGCAGGCGGCACGCTACTCCTCTACGGGGTGGAAGGCAGCGCCGGCGTAGGTCCCCGGGTCAAACCCGTAGTTCCCCATTCCGGTGCACAGCCCGACAGACCTCTCTGGTGACAGAAAGACTGCCGAATGAGCGCCTGTGTCAAGTCGGATGCCTCATGGGTGACTACCGGGCTGCCTCGGTCGTTCCTCTTCACCAGCTCAGCCGGTCCCGCTGGTGACAACTCCTGAGCGTCGGCTCAGCCGTGCGGAGGTGCCCGCCGTATTCTGCGCGCATGAGCGACCAGCGACTCGAAGAGATGCCCACCGACTGGCAGCGCGCCCTCGCCGTCGTCGCCCATCCCGACGACCTGGAGTACGGCTGCGCCGCCGCCGTGGCCGCCTGGACCGACGCGGGCAAGCAGGTGGGCTACGTCCTGGCCACCCGGGGCGAGGCCGGCATCGACTCGCTCGCCCCGGCCGACTGCGCCGAGGTGCGCGAGGCCGAACAGCGCGAGAGCGCGGCCGTGGTCGGTGTGACCACCGTGGAGTTCCTGGGGCACCGGGACGGCGTGATCGAGTACGGGCTCGCGCTGCGCCGCGACATCGCCGCCGCGATCCGCCGCCACCGCCCCGAACTCGTGATCACCCTCAACCACCGCGACACCTGGGGCCCGAGCCCGGGCGGCTTCTGGAACACCCCCGACCACCGCGCCGTCGGCCGCGCCACCCTCGACGCGGCGGCGGACGCGGGCAACCGCTGGATCTTCCCCGAACTGTTCGACGCGGACCTGCGGCCGTGGAACGGCGTCCGCTGGGTCGCCGTCGCCGGCTCGACCACCCCGACCCACGCCGTCGACGCCCGCCCCGGCCTGGACCGCGCCGTCCGCTCGCTGCTCGCCCACCGTACGTATCTGGAGGAGCTGACCGACCGGCCCGCCGAGGAGTACGTCCGGGACTTCCTCGCCGAGACCACCGCCCACGCGGCGCCCCGCTTCGACGGCCGCCCGGCGGTCGCCTTCGAGATCTTCCCCCGCCCTCATCCTTGAGACCGGAAGGGGATCTGGGCCTTCTGATGCCCCTGGAACGGATGGACCGCCTGCCGGTAGGTTCGCCGTATGACATCACCACGGGCGGACATCCGTCACGCGGTC contains the following coding sequences:
- a CDS encoding transcriptional regulator, gntR family (DNA-binding site [nucleotide binding];~Ligand binding domain of the LacI tanscriptional regulator family belonging to the type I periplasmic-binding fold protein superfamily; cd06267;~Transcriptional regulators [Transcription]; COG1609;~Winged helix-turn-helix (WHTH) DNA-binding domain of the GntR family of transcriptional regulators; cd07377;~dimerization interface [polypeptide binding];~identified by MetaGeneAnnotator; putative;~ligand binding site [chemical binding];~transcriptional regulator, GntR family [Streptomyces venezuelae ATCC10712]), producing MTHEGIPAPARELKFRSLVARLRRGMLDGTWPPGSKLPTERALAADTGVSVTTVRRAYEDLVALGLVERRQGAGTFAAPRTGDDRADHKVIGVLVPDTAFYYPRVLHGIEQELTAAGARLLLACSHYDLGEEDAALERMLAAGVHGLLLVPSLHTATDPGRRAADLLALPVPAVLVERRLTAHGPGDATEHVCTDHEGGAYDAVRHLRDLGHRRLGLLVRVDAPPTVSIESGFARAIGDLGLPAHHHERDVMADWNPARADAAVAALLAAGVTAALCFGDREAALVLAAARRAGLRVPEDLALISYDNEFADVAEIPLTAVSPPKFQLGRLAAQILLRRLTEGDASPLHQVQLRPRLVVRASCGAA
- a CDS encoding hypothetical protein (identified by MetaGeneAnnotator; putative;~sequence version:1) translates to MARGVALGVRHRVKTQRTLPPCPEQRERAETGAVPVQGGQVFQHERVAHAVIRVHGRRQALGHEPLGERPFGKVVAARGGVGADGRDVLVHPHIAVQAVEVGEGQVGEVHLLACRPQRECERQPGVHVETAARTGDAYPPRVAQAGEERGFPQRDHRVTPAGG
- a CDS encoding hypothetical protein (identified by MetaGeneAnnotator; putative;~sequence version:1), translating into MSRNQTLSSPRVSVAPAGIVADGVFKVLLAAVSGIGAAPLGDLLGVETWLMAVCAVALLAGGASELAWRRRRPAAVYLRLMIAYDSGWALAALAGGLVAWRGGTAGGELWIGYQTVAPLVFAALLTAASAPRPSAAEA
- a CDS encoding hypothetical protein (Helix-turn-helix domains; cl00088;~Transcriptional regulator [Transcription]; COG1309;~identified by MetaGeneAnnotator; putative;~predicted protein [Streptomyces ghanaensis ATCC14672]); amino-acid sequence: MTRAEAKERNRRALLAAASEVVTRDGYRARLDEIAERAGLTTGAVYSLFGSKAGLVVALVTEYLRPHYEEIARAVPADLGLLDAVDAFARHSRRESDAPGAHAALSLQITLLDMAVHDAALATRLAESIEAQEDRLAELFTGRAHEGGVVTPHQAHRLVTALRALFVGLTQGVVLGLARDADEQFFADAARALAAGVTRSGEGPVPGASDAH
- a CDS encoding RNA binding S1 domain protein (identified by MetaGeneAnnotator; putative;~sequence version:1) is translated as MPPAFVHRITRYDPADRDEHGTYQGVEEAVSDHGPVEAAYLEAISAFAEAAGIDRLEIREPSVTGHVHFGAQPAVEGHGLSGLFPADLAGYHDGAEVSLAMALELIRVMLREQGAWCRLEAEDVFAVHVGGDQYVYVGSDQPCADAVARTRELGLFAERLPGSPFAAEPEVTEAADEGFWASVCTELVARQGLLLEETHIVNATRWHRLTTENLNAVRARLGPRALLTVWPDLQPDVGAVLTALPSEWHIEFVWETKDGTIRDVIIDETQHQELAALVADARAARALSLYTDERSPLLQAVLPDSDGVLRARW
- a CDS encoding lmbE family protein (GlcNAc-PI de-N-acetylase; cl00929;~LmbE family protein [Streptomyces viridochromogenes DSM40736];~identified by MetaGeneAnnotator; putative), which gives rise to MSDQRLEEMPTDWQRALAVVAHPDDLEYGCAAAVAAWTDAGKQVGYVLATRGEAGIDSLAPADCAEVREAEQRESAAVVGVTTVEFLGHRDGVIEYGLALRRDIAAAIRRHRPELVITLNHRDTWGPSPGGFWNTPDHRAVGRATLDAAADAGNRWIFPELFDADLRPWNGVRWVAVAGSTTPTHAVDARPGLDRAVRSLLAHRTYLEELTDRPAEEYVRDFLAETTAHAAPRFDGRPAVAFEIFPRPHP